The following proteins are encoded in a genomic region of Zea mays cultivar B73 chromosome 9, Zm-B73-REFERENCE-NAM-5.0, whole genome shotgun sequence:
- the LOC109942419 gene encoding homeobox-leucine zipper protein ROC8 → MDFGDEPEGSDSQRQRKRYHRHTPRQIQQLEAMFKECPHPDENQRAALSRELGLEPRQIKFWFQNRRTQMKAQHERADNCFLRAENDKIRCENITMREALKNVICPSCGGPPVAEDFFDEQKLRMENARLKEELDRVSSITSKYLGRPFTQMPPVPTMSVSSLDLSVGGMPGQGLGGPSLDLDLLSGCSSGLPYHMPAPVTEMERPMMVDMATRAMDELIRLAQAGEQIWVQGMPGDAREVLDVATYDSLFAKPGGAFRPPEINVEGSRDSGLVFMSAVALVDVFMDTNKWMEFFPGIVSKAQTVDVLVNGLCGRSESLIMMYEELHIMTPVVPTRELSFLRYCKQIEQGLWAVADVSLDGQRDAHYGVPSRSRRMPSGCLIADMSNGYSKVTWVEHLEIEHMLPINVLYRNLVLSGAAFGAHRWLAALQRACERFASLATLGVPHHDVAGVTPEGKRSMMRLSQRMVSSFCASLSSSPLQRWTLLSGTTDVSVCVSTHRSTDSGQPNGVVLSAATSIWLPVPGDHVFAFVRDENARSQWDVLSHGNQVQEVSRIPNGSNPGNCISLLRGLNANQNSMLILQESCADASGALVVYSPIDIPAANVVMSGEDPSGIPLLPSGFAILPDGRPGSSGAGASSSAVPLAAAPPPPGCVVTVAFQILVSNLPSSRLNAESVATVNSLIGTTVQQIKAALNCAGP, encoded by the exons ATGGATTTCGGCGACGAACCTGAGGGCTCCGACAGCCAGCGCCAGCGGAAGCGGTACCACCGCCACACCCCGCGCCAGATTCAGCAGCTCGAGGC GATGTTCAAGGAGTGCCCGCACCCCGACGAGAACCAGCGCGCCGCGCTCAGCCGGGAGCTCGGCCTGGAGCCGCGCCAGATCAAGTTCTGGTTCCAGAACCGCCGCACCCAGATGAAG GCGCAGCACGAGCGCGCGGACAACTGCTTCCTGCGCGCGGAGAACGACAAGATCCGGTGCGAGAACATCACCATGCGCGAGGCGCTCAagaacgtcatctgccccagctgCGGCGGCCCGCCCGTCGCCGAGGACTTCTTCGACGAGCAGAAGCTCCGCATGGAGAACGCCCGCCTCAAGGAAGAG CTGGACCGGGTGTCGAGCATCACGTCCAAGTACCTCGGCCGGCCGTTCACGCAGATGCCGCCGGTGCCGACCATGTCCGTGTCGTCGCTGGACCTGTCCGTGGGCGGGATGCCCGGGCAGGGCCTCGGCGGGCCGTCGCTGGACCTCGACCTCCTCAGCGGTTGCTCGTCCGGGCTGCCGTACCATATGCCGGCGCCCGTGACGGAAATGGAGCGCCCCATGATGGTGGACATGGCGACGCGCGCCATGGACGAGCTCATCCGGCTCGCGCAGGCCGGCGAGCAAATCTGGGTCCAGGGCATGCCCGGGGACGCGAGGGAGGTGCTCGACGTCGCCACCTACGACAGCCTCTTCGCCAAGCCCGGCGGCGCGTTCCGCCCACCGGAAATCAACGTCGAGGGGTCCAGGGACTCGGGCCTCGTGTTCATGAGCGCCGTCGCGCTCGTCGACGTCTTCATGGACACG AATAAGTGGATGGAATTCTTCCCCGGCATCGTGTCCAAGGCGCAGACCGTCGATGTTCTCGTGAACGGCTTGTGTGGGAGGAGCGAGTCCTTGATCATG ATGTACGAGGAGCTGCACATCATGACGCCGGTCGTCCCGACTCGCGAGCTGAGCTTCCTGCGCTACTGCAAGCAGATCGAACAGGGGCTGTGGGCCGTCGCCGACGTCTCCCTGGACGGGCAGCGCGACGCCCACTACGGGGTGCCGTCCCGCTCCCGTCGCATGCCGTCGGGGTGCCTCATCGCCGACATGTCGAATGGCTACTCCAAG GTGACCTGGGTCGAACACTTGGAGATCGAGCACATGCTCCCGATCAACGTCCTCTACCGCAACCTCGTGCTGAGCGGCGCCGCGTTCGGGGCGCACCGCTGGCTCGCCGCGCTGCAGCGTGCGTGCGAGCGGTTTGCGTCCCTGGCCACCCTCGGCGTGCCGCACCACGACGTCGCCGGAG TGACGCCGGAGGGGAAGCGGAGCATGATGAGGCTGTCGCAGCGGATGGTGAGCAGCTTCTGCGCGAGCCTGAGCTCGTCGCCGCTGCAGCGGTGGACGCTGCTCTCCGGCACCACGGACGTGAGCGTCTGTGTCTCCACGCACCGCAGCACAGACTCCGGCCAGCCCAACGGCGTCGTCCTCAGCGCCGCCACCTCCATATGGCTGCCCGTCCCCGGCGACCACGTCTTCGCCTTCGTCCGCGACGAGAACGCGCGCTCCCAG TGGGACGTCCTGTCGCACGGCAATCAGGTTCAGGAGGTGTCGCGCATCCCCAACGGCTCCAACCCCGGAAACTGCATCTCCCTGCTGAGA GGGCTGAACGCGAACCAGAACAGCATGCTGATCCTCCAGGAGAGCTGCGCGGACGCGTCCGGGGCGCTGGTGGTGTACTCGCCGATCGACATCCCGGCGGCGAACGTGGTGATGAGCGGCGAGGACCCGTCGGGCATCCCTTTGCTGCCGTCGGGCTTCGCCATCCTGCCGGACGGGCGGCCGGGGTCGTCCGGCGCGGGCGCGTCCAGCAGCGCCGTCCCGCTCGCGGCGGCGCCGCCGCCTCCGGGCTGCGTGGTCAC